A genomic region of Ignavibacteria bacterium contains the following coding sequences:
- a CDS encoding GTPase — translation MTRKRVIIMGAAGRDFHNFNVFYRNKEEYEVVAFTATQIPNIDGRIYPPELAGKLYPNGIPIFHENELTDLIKKYKVDEVVFAYSDVTFEHVMTKASEANAAGANFVLLGVEQTMLKSSKPVVAVLAVRTGCGKSQTSRYVANLLKQAGKKVAAIRHPMPYGDLNAQRVQRFATLEDLHKYNCTIEEMEEYEPHIVNGTIVYAGVDYEDILRQAEQEVDVILWDGGNNDTPFFKPDLVITVTDPLRPGHELRYYPGNTSLRIADIAIINKISSAKKEDIETVRKNIKQVNPKAVIIEADSPIEVEDPELIKGKRVLVVEDGPTLTHGEMKFGAGVVASLNNGAKKLVDPRPFAVESIQETYRNYPEIGTLLPAMGYGKKQMKDLEETINRTDCDVVVIGTPIDLRRVININKPATRVRYYLKELTKPGIEDILREKGII, via the coding sequence ATGACTCGTAAACGAGTTATAATTATGGGTGCTGCTGGTCGTGATTTTCACAACTTTAATGTATTCTATAGAAACAAAGAAGAATACGAAGTTGTGGCTTTCACGGCAACTCAAATACCAAATATTGATGGTAGAATTTATCCACCTGAACTTGCAGGTAAACTTTATCCAAATGGTATCCCAATCTTTCACGAGAATGAACTAACTGATTTAATTAAAAAATATAAAGTCGATGAAGTTGTATTTGCTTACTCGGATGTAACTTTTGAGCATGTTATGACCAAAGCATCTGAAGCAAATGCAGCTGGGGCAAATTTTGTTTTATTAGGCGTTGAGCAAACAATGTTGAAAAGTTCCAAACCAGTTGTTGCAGTTCTCGCTGTAAGGACTGGATGCGGAAAAAGTCAAACATCAAGATATGTTGCCAATCTATTAAAACAAGCAGGCAAAAAAGTCGCTGCAATCCGCCATCCAATGCCTTATGGTGATTTGAATGCTCAGAGAGTTCAGAGATTTGCAACGCTCGAAGACTTGCATAAATACAATTGCACAATTGAAGAAATGGAGGAATACGAACCTCACATTGTTAATGGAACGATTGTTTATGCCGGAGTTGATTACGAAGATATTCTCCGTCAAGCTGAACAGGAAGTTGATGTAATTTTATGGGATGGCGGTAATAACGATACTCCTTTCTTCAAGCCTGATTTAGTAATCACAGTTACTGATCCACTAAGACCCGGACACGAATTAAGGTATTATCCAGGCAATACTTCGCTAAGAATTGCAGACATTGCCATCATTAATAAGATTTCATCAGCGAAAAAAGAAGATATAGAGACTGTAAGAAAAAATATCAAACAAGTAAATCCAAAAGCAGTTATAATAGAAGCAGATTCACCAATTGAAGTTGAAGATCCAGAATTAATCAAAGGCAAGAGAGTACTTGTAGTTGAAGATGGGCCCACTTTAACTCACGGCGAGATGAAATTTGGTGCAGGTGTTGTGGCCTCACTTAATAATGGTGCAAAAAAACTCGTTGATCCAAGACCATTTGCTGTTGAGTCAATTCAAGAAACTTACAGAAATTATCCAGAGATAGGTACATTACTCCCTGCCATGGGTTATGGAAAGAAACAAATGAAAGATCTTGAGGAGACAATCAATCGCACTGATTGTGATGTCGTTGTAATTGGGACTCCAATTGATTTAAGAAGAGTAATAAACATAAACAAACCAGCCACAAGAGTTCGTTATTATCTCAAAGAATTAACCAAACCAGGTATTGAGGATATTTTGCGGGAGAAAGGAATTATATGA
- a CDS encoding class I SAM-dependent methyltransferase — MIKDWFKHWFNSSYYFLLYQNRNEEEAKLFFDLIKRSIPLDKNWNILDFCCGFGRLSKVIAREGLKVTGVDLSEIFIKHATEESKKENLEIKFIQCDVRNFVEDEIYHLGISFFTSFGYFSDKENELTFNNLVRSIVKNGWVVFDYFNPDFVSKNLVENENFINDQINVEIFRKIEGDRINKVIRINSTDKVEEYIESVRIYSFEELSLLFKKNGMSIQKIFGDYSGSDFNEDSPRIIIFAKKK, encoded by the coding sequence ATGATAAAAGATTGGTTCAAACACTGGTTCAATTCGAGTTATTATTTTTTACTTTATCAGAATAGAAACGAAGAAGAAGCAAAACTATTTTTTGATCTTATCAAAAGGAGTATTCCACTTGATAAAAACTGGAATATTCTGGATTTCTGCTGTGGTTTCGGAAGATTGAGTAAAGTTATTGCACGAGAAGGTTTGAAAGTAACTGGTGTTGATTTAAGTGAAATTTTTATAAAACACGCAACTGAAGAAAGTAAAAAAGAAAATCTTGAGATTAAGTTTATCCAATGTGATGTCAGAAATTTTGTAGAGGATGAAATATATCATTTAGGTATTAGTTTCTTTACAAGTTTTGGCTATTTTTCAGACAAAGAAAATGAGTTGACATTCAATAACTTAGTGCGAAGCATTGTCAAGAATGGCTGGGTTGTATTTGATTATTTTAATCCTGACTTTGTAAGCAAGAATTTAGTTGAAAATGAAAATTTCATTAATGATCAAATTAATGTAGAGATTTTCAGGAAAATTGAGGGCGATAGAATTAATAAAGTAATTAGAATAAACTCCACTGATAAAGTAGAAGAATATATTGAATCGGTTAGAATTTATTCTTTTGAAGAACTAAGTCTTTTGTTTAAGAAAAATGGAATGAGTATTCAGAAAATTTTTGGTGATTATTCGGGCAGTGATTTCAACGAAGATTCTCCAAGAATTATAATCTTTGCAAAAAAGAAATGA
- the glmS gene encoding glutamine--fructose-6-phosphate transaminase (isomerizing) codes for MCGIIGYIGSRQALPILLNGLKRLEYRGYDSAGVGVINKKRVTVIKASGKISNLEDLLKDYDEDTRLGIGHTRWATHGAPTDINAHPHTNGTSTIAIVHNGIIENYRSLKTMLKEMGYQFASETDSEVIAHLISYFYDKENNLFNATRLALHEVEGAYGICVISSLEPDKIICARKGSPLIIGVGDGEHFVASDAPAILEYTNNVIFLEDGDIAEVTKDKFIIRSLDNQIQNRDIEKLDLDISTIEKGGFPHFMLKEIFEQPESIQNSIRGRIILSAGNVKLGGLEPVIDDILDAKRLIITACGTSWHAGLVGEYMLEQYAEIPVEVEYASEFRYRNPVITKNDVVIAISQSGETADTLAAIREAKKRNALVLGICNVVGSSIARETQAGVYIHAGPELGVASTKAFTSQLAVLALISVLIGRRKNLPFSYGEKICQELLSLPGKIQQILEQADYIKSISEKFVNAKNFLYLGRGYNFPVALEGALKLKEISYIHAEGYPAAEMKHGPIALVDENMPVVFIAIKDSTYDKILSNIEEVKARKGKVIAIVSEDDKQIKSLVDYTIPVPNTIEMLSPILTIIPLQLMAYYIAVAKGLNVDQPRNLAKSVTVE; via the coding sequence ATGTGCGGTATAATAGGATATATCGGCTCGAGACAAGCCTTACCTATTTTATTAAATGGTTTAAAAAGGCTTGAGTACAGAGGTTATGATTCGGCGGGTGTAGGAGTAATTAACAAAAAAAGAGTTACAGTAATCAAAGCCTCTGGTAAAATTTCTAATCTTGAAGATTTATTAAAAGACTACGATGAAGATACAAGATTGGGAATTGGACATACCAGATGGGCAACTCACGGGGCACCAACTGATATTAACGCTCATCCACACACAAACGGAACTTCTACAATTGCAATTGTTCACAATGGAATTATTGAAAATTATCGTTCATTAAAAACAATGCTGAAAGAAATGGGCTATCAATTTGCGAGTGAAACAGATAGTGAAGTAATAGCTCATTTAATCTCTTACTTTTATGACAAAGAAAATAATCTATTTAATGCAACTCGATTGGCTCTGCATGAAGTTGAAGGTGCTTATGGTATTTGCGTGATTTCATCACTTGAACCAGATAAAATTATTTGTGCAAGAAAGGGCAGTCCATTAATTATTGGTGTAGGAGATGGCGAACATTTTGTCGCTTCCGATGCACCAGCAATTCTAGAATACACGAACAATGTAATTTTTCTTGAAGACGGAGATATTGCAGAAGTTACAAAAGATAAATTTATAATTCGTTCACTTGATAATCAGATTCAAAATAGAGATATCGAAAAGCTTGATCTTGACATCTCAACTATTGAGAAAGGCGGTTTCCCGCATTTTATGCTCAAAGAAATTTTTGAGCAGCCTGAATCTATTCAAAATTCAATTCGTGGTAGAATAATTTTAAGTGCTGGTAATGTAAAGCTTGGTGGTTTGGAACCAGTAATTGATGATATACTTGATGCAAAGAGATTAATCATCACAGCTTGCGGAACATCCTGGCATGCTGGACTTGTCGGTGAATATATGCTTGAACAATACGCAGAAATTCCAGTCGAAGTTGAATATGCTTCTGAGTTTCGTTACAGAAATCCAGTAATTACCAAAAATGATGTAGTAATTGCAATAAGTCAATCAGGTGAAACAGCAGATACTCTTGCGGCAATTCGAGAAGCGAAGAAAAGAAATGCTCTTGTTTTAGGAATTTGTAATGTCGTTGGTTCATCAATCGCACGAGAAACTCAAGCTGGAGTTTACATTCATGCTGGTCCAGAGCTTGGTGTTGCTTCAACAAAAGCATTTACTTCGCAGCTAGCTGTTCTTGCGTTAATTTCTGTTTTAATCGGAAGAAGAAAGAATCTTCCTTTTAGTTATGGCGAAAAAATCTGTCAGGAACTTTTAAGTCTGCCTGGAAAAATTCAGCAAATTCTTGAACAAGCTGATTACATTAAATCAATTTCTGAGAAATTTGTTAATGCAAAAAATTTCTTATATCTCGGTCGTGGTTACAATTTCCCGGTTGCACTTGAAGGTGCATTAAAGTTGAAAGAAATTTCATATATCCATGCTGAAGGATATCCTGCTGCAGAGATGAAACACGGTCCAATTGCTTTGGTTGATGAAAATATGCCAGTTGTATTTATAGCAATTAAAGATTCAACTTATGATAAAATTTTGTCAAACATTGAAGAAGTGAAAGCAAGAAAAGGGAAAGTTATCGCAATTGTAAGTGAAGATGATAAACAAATTAAATCATTAGTCGATTACACAATTCCGGTTCCTAACACAATAGAAATGCTTTCGCCGATTTTAACAATTATTCCATTACAATTAATGGCTTATTACATCGCAGTTGCAAAAGGTTTGAATGTTGATCAACCCAGAAATTTAGCTAAAAGCGTAACAGTAGAATAA
- a CDS encoding phosphoglucomutase/phosphomannomutase family protein: MQIKFGTSGWRAIIADQFTFDNVILVTQAICDLLKKNKETNAGILISNDTRFLGDEFKKVAAQVVASNGIKVYITERDTPTPVIAFEIVRRKLNGGISFTASHNPPKYQGLKFFGSHGGSAFTKDTQWIEARLKAKKVKVAKLQSYETLVEKKKIEVINPRRNYLNYLGDIIDIRAISKAKLKYAYDAMYGTGRDYLDTFLIECGCDVRTLHHYADPNFGGITPEPTPENLTELQQIVANEKHFFGVATDGDADRFGIIDKDGTFFDANYFLPVLLKYIIETRPNWSGSVVRSLATSHLLDIVAFKNKIRVHETPVGFKYIGEIMTREEVLLAGEESGGLTFFGHVPEKDGIAACLLAIELVAKTGMSLGEHLDVIYRDYGMRVNLKEKIRLDEKVAAKLEKILKGEPLKKLLGKKIVKTDVRDGLKMINSEGDWLLIRLSGTEPIVRLYAESKTHEKAEKVLEEGKALI, from the coding sequence ATGCAAATTAAATTTGGAACTTCTGGTTGGCGAGCAATAATTGCTGACCAATTCACTTTCGATAATGTCATCTTAGTTACGCAGGCAATTTGTGACCTGCTCAAAAAGAACAAAGAAACAAACGCAGGAATCTTAATTTCAAACGATACAAGATTCTTAGGCGATGAATTCAAGAAGGTGGCGGCGCAAGTAGTCGCTTCAAATGGAATTAAAGTTTATATAACAGAAAGGGATACACCAACTCCTGTTATTGCATTTGAAATTGTACGAAGAAAATTAAATGGTGGAATTAGTTTTACTGCAAGCCACAATCCACCAAAATATCAGGGATTGAAATTCTTTGGATCGCACGGTGGTTCTGCTTTTACAAAAGATACTCAATGGATTGAAGCAAGACTTAAAGCTAAAAAAGTAAAAGTAGCTAAGCTCCAATCATACGAAACTCTGGTAGAGAAAAAGAAAATTGAAGTTATCAATCCACGAAGAAATTATTTGAATTATCTTGGAGATATAATTGATATCAGAGCAATTTCTAAAGCAAAATTGAAATATGCCTACGATGCAATGTATGGAACTGGCAGAGATTATCTCGATACTTTCTTGATTGAATGCGGTTGCGATGTTCGAACTTTACACCATTATGCCGATCCAAATTTTGGTGGAATTACACCAGAGCCAACACCAGAAAATCTGACCGAACTTCAACAAATAGTTGCAAACGAGAAACATTTCTTTGGAGTTGCAACAGATGGTGATGCTGATAGATTCGGTATCATTGATAAAGATGGAACTTTCTTTGATGCAAATTATTTCCTGCCAGTTTTGTTGAAATACATAATTGAAACTCGTCCAAACTGGTCGGGAAGTGTGGTTCGTTCTTTAGCAACTTCACATTTGCTTGATATCGTTGCATTCAAAAATAAAATTCGAGTCCACGAAACACCTGTAGGATTTAAATACATCGGCGAAATTATGACAAGGGAAGAAGTATTACTTGCAGGTGAAGAAAGCGGTGGACTTACTTTCTTTGGTCATGTTCCCGAAAAGGATGGTATTGCAGCCTGTCTTCTTGCAATAGAGTTGGTCGCTAAAACTGGAATGAGCCTTGGCGAACATCTCGATGTAATTTATCGTGATTATGGAATGAGAGTTAATTTGAAAGAAAAAATTCGACTCGATGAAAAAGTTGCAGCCAAGTTAGAGAAAATCTTAAAAGGTGAACCACTCAAGAAATTGCTCGGCAAGAAAATTGTCAAAACTGATGTTCGTGATGGTTTGAAGATGATTAATTCAGAAGGAGATTGGTTATTAATAAGATTAAGCGGAACTGAGCCAATAGTTCGATTATATGCTGAATCAAAAACTCACGAAAAGGCTGAGAAAGTTCTTGAAGAAGGTAAAGCTCTGATCTAA
- the arcC gene encoding carbamate kinase translates to MKKIAVVAFGGNAIIRGDQKGTIEEQEKNTYETCLDVIPLLERGYELIITHGNGPVVGNILQRNEAGWELYKIPKMPLDICVADSEGGMGYMIEMQMMNALNSKGMKKSVVTLITQVEIDKNDPAFQNPTKPIGKFYSEEEAKKFMSENGWIMKEDPRKRGWRRLVPSPKPVNVIKKDLIKQLANEGHIVIACGGGGIPVYRHPDGNLEAIEAVIDKDLASALLAKQINADAFYILTDVPKVSINFMKPDQKDLDEMSTTEARRYLAEGQFPPGSMGPKIEAAIEFVEATGNEMIITDARELHNPKCGTRIYKG, encoded by the coding sequence ATGAAAAAAATTGCTGTCGTCGCTTTTGGCGGTAATGCAATCATTCGTGGAGACCAGAAAGGAACAATCGAGGAACAGGAAAAAAATACTTACGAAACCTGTCTTGATGTTATCCCTCTTTTAGAGAGAGGTTATGAATTAATTATTACTCATGGGAATGGTCCAGTGGTTGGAAATATTCTGCAGAGAAACGAGGCAGGTTGGGAATTATACAAAATTCCCAAAATGCCTCTGGATATCTGTGTCGCTGATTCTGAAGGTGGAATGGGTTATATGATTGAAATGCAAATGATGAATGCTCTAAATTCGAAAGGAATGAAAAAATCAGTTGTAACTCTAATAACTCAAGTTGAAATTGACAAGAATGATCCAGCTTTTCAAAATCCAACCAAACCCATTGGAAAATTTTATTCAGAAGAAGAAGCAAAAAAATTTATGTCCGAGAATGGCTGGATAATGAAAGAAGATCCACGGAAAAGAGGATGGCGCAGATTAGTTCCTTCTCCAAAACCTGTTAATGTGATTAAAAAGGATTTAATCAAACAACTTGCTAACGAAGGTCATATTGTTATTGCTTGCGGTGGTGGTGGAATTCCTGTCTATCGTCACCCCGATGGAAATCTTGAAGCCATCGAAGCAGTGATAGATAAAGATTTAGCTTCTGCTCTTCTTGCAAAGCAAATTAATGCTGATGCTTTTTATATCCTCACAGATGTTCCAAAAGTATCAATCAACTTTATGAAGCCCGATCAGAAAGATCTGGATGAAATGTCGACAACTGAAGCAAGAAGATATTTAGCCGAAGGTCAATTTCCCCCTGGGAGTATGGGTCCAAAGATCGAGGCAGCAATTGAATTTGTCGAAGCTACTGGAAATGAAATGATTATTACTGATGCGAGAGAACTTCATAATCCAAAATGTGGAACAAGAATTTATAAAGGATAA
- a CDS encoding response regulator — protein MAENSFSKEDRILQTLKFFDEINELLNADFNQALFEEIISKVGEFFKVSKIYYIKCFGINYWEVRHCWSREKQILKSHISGNWENLVALYSFLSTGNAVTDDIADYSQELSKWKSYFGAKNILIIPILTEKKLQGLFVLQDVEKKFFYEDEILILKLIFSRLINLYDLNEKISFLRTTTSELRKEFENFNLIFNLIPALITQKSENLKYENVNENFLKLLGKRKFEVLGKSDFEFFPETIAQELTKADLDTLENKNQSTQIHEIKVDDKKYYFIFHRVVFIEPEIRTKHLLTLAVDITEIFEEKIRSEITSKTKSEFLANMSHELRTPLNSIIGFTELLLQENLSQEQKEILSNIRQSSYSLLELLNDILDLNKIEAGKLELNPVPVLISDLLNEVKNLFKERFESKNLSLEILIDKSVPDAILIDPLRLKQILINLVGNAYKFTERGGVKIKVRNLSATKDVGNTVYLEFAVEDTGIGIPADKLNLIFEAFTQAEKDTAQKFGGTGLGLTISKKFVEMMNGKISVESEVGKGSIFSFVIPVEVVQVEKIEKAKVETEKFLGSTSPYAPLILIIEDNLETARIIERHLKEKEFKLLISQTAKDGISNAKKYHPDLILLDIFLPDKSGWEVLRELKSDVVTKSIPVVICSIQKEINKAFSLGAIDYLEKPINVKQLQSLLNGIKEKFPIGNKIFVVDDDHNTLRRLDQILSKNGYEAECFDDPELALKKLKEKKKPALIILDLMMPKMDGFQVLTEIRKDDDLVSVPVIILTSKKLLEDELKFLEERTSGIFFKESFDENVFLNRLDKILDKIKQAKSASTVSTIKVEKAVEKPTIPPLHILLVEDNLMNQKFMSHILKRLGSTFDIAIDGKDAIEKVKQNKYDLILMDVQMPVMDGLEATRYIRNELNMKDIPIIALTAHAMKGDREKCLAAGCTGYITKPVDQQKLVSEIMSTIKSTEPEFEEISPYFQGFSREEIIQLRTDYIESMRKEVEELDKKLSPKEFEAFRYFGHNIKGNGVAYGFPEISKFGAQIEEAANNQDYPTLVTAFNELKNYLSNLKI, from the coding sequence ATGGCAGAAAATTCATTCTCAAAGGAAGATAGAATACTCCAGACTTTAAAATTTTTTGATGAGATTAATGAACTATTAAATGCTGATTTTAATCAAGCTCTTTTCGAAGAGATTATTTCGAAAGTTGGGGAATTCTTTAAAGTAAGCAAGATTTACTACATTAAATGTTTCGGTATTAATTATTGGGAAGTTAGGCACTGCTGGAGCAGGGAAAAACAAATTTTAAAATCTCATATTAGCGGTAATTGGGAAAATCTTGTTGCTCTTTATTCATTTCTCTCCACTGGAAATGCAGTAACTGATGATATTGCAGATTATTCACAAGAACTCTCGAAATGGAAGAGTTACTTCGGGGCAAAGAATATTTTAATAATTCCAATTTTAACTGAAAAAAAATTGCAGGGGCTTTTTGTTCTCCAGGATGTTGAAAAAAAGTTTTTCTATGAAGATGAAATTTTAATCTTAAAATTAATTTTCAGCCGATTGATCAATCTTTACGATTTGAATGAAAAAATTTCCTTCCTTAGAACAACTACTTCTGAGTTAAGAAAAGAATTTGAGAATTTTAATCTGATCTTCAACTTAATTCCAGCATTAATCACACAAAAATCAGAAAACTTAAAGTATGAAAATGTAAACGAGAACTTCTTGAAACTCCTTGGTAAAAGAAAGTTTGAGGTTCTCGGCAAAAGCGATTTTGAATTTTTCCCCGAAACCATTGCGCAGGAACTTACGAAAGCCGATTTAGATACTCTCGAGAACAAAAATCAATCAACTCAAATTCATGAAATCAAGGTTGATGATAAGAAATATTATTTTATTTTTCATCGAGTTGTTTTTATTGAGCCAGAAATAAGGACAAAACATCTCTTAACTCTTGCTGTTGATATAACAGAAATCTTTGAAGAAAAAATTAGATCTGAGATTACAAGCAAAACTAAGTCTGAATTTCTGGCAAATATGAGTCATGAGCTTAGAACACCACTGAACAGTATAATAGGCTTTACTGAGTTATTGCTTCAGGAAAATTTATCGCAGGAACAGAAAGAAATTCTCTCAAATATTCGCCAGAGTTCTTACTCTTTGCTTGAATTGCTCAATGATATACTTGATCTCAACAAAATTGAAGCTGGAAAGCTTGAATTAAATCCAGTACCTGTGTTGATTTCTGATCTGCTTAATGAAGTTAAAAATTTATTTAAAGAACGCTTTGAATCAAAAAATTTAAGTCTTGAGATTTTGATTGATAAATCTGTCCCTGATGCAATTCTTATCGATCCATTGCGACTAAAACAAATTTTAATCAACCTTGTAGGAAATGCTTACAAGTTCACAGAACGAGGCGGCGTAAAAATAAAAGTTAGAAATCTGTCTGCAACTAAGGATGTAGGTAATACAGTTTATCTCGAATTTGCCGTAGAAGATACAGGCATTGGAATTCCAGCTGATAAATTAAATTTAATATTTGAAGCTTTCACTCAAGCTGAAAAAGATACAGCACAAAAATTCGGTGGAACAGGTCTGGGTCTTACGATTTCAAAAAAGTTTGTTGAGATGATGAATGGTAAAATTTCTGTTGAAAGTGAAGTTGGAAAGGGATCGATCTTTAGTTTTGTGATTCCAGTGGAAGTTGTTCAAGTTGAAAAAATTGAAAAAGCAAAAGTTGAAACGGAAAAATTTTTAGGTTCTACTTCACCTTATGCTCCTTTGATCCTGATTATTGAAGATAACCTTGAGACCGCAAGAATTATTGAAAGACATTTGAAAGAAAAAGAATTCAAACTATTGATCTCGCAAACAGCAAAAGATGGAATTTCAAATGCAAAGAAATATCACCCAGATTTGATTTTGCTTGATATATTTTTGCCCGATAAAAGCGGCTGGGAAGTTTTGCGTGAACTGAAATCTGATGTGGTTACAAAATCAATCCCTGTGGTTATTTGTTCAATTCAGAAAGAGATTAATAAAGCATTTTCTCTTGGGGCAATTGATTATTTAGAAAAGCCAATAAATGTTAAACAGCTTCAAAGCTTGCTGAATGGAATAAAAGAGAAATTCCCGATAGGAAATAAAATTTTTGTTGTTGATGACGATCACAATACATTGCGAAGATTAGATCAAATTTTATCTAAGAATGGTTATGAAGCAGAATGTTTTGATGACCCTGAACTTGCATTAAAAAAATTAAAAGAAAAAAAGAAACCTGCTTTAATTATTCTTGACCTTATGATGCCAAAGATGGATGGTTTTCAAGTTTTAACAGAGATTAGAAAAGATGATGATTTAGTTAGTGTTCCCGTTATTATCTTAACTTCGAAAAAATTACTTGAAGATGAATTAAAGTTTTTAGAGGAAAGAACAAGCGGCATCTTTTTCAAAGAGTCTTTCGATGAGAATGTATTTTTGAACAGACTTGATAAAATTCTGGATAAAATTAAACAAGCTAAAAGTGCCTCAACTGTATCAACTATAAAAGTAGAAAAAGCAGTTGAAAAACCAACAATTCCGCCTTTGCACATCCTGCTTGTTGAAGATAATCTAATGAACCAAAAATTTATGTCTCACATATTAAAAAGACTCGGTTCTACATTCGACATTGCAATTGATGGAAAAGATGCAATTGAAAAGGTCAAGCAAAATAAATATGATTTGATTTTGATGGATGTTCAAATGCCTGTAATGGATGGACTTGAAGCCACACGATATATTAGAAATGAACTTAATATGAAAGATATTCCTATTATAGCTTTGACAGCCCATGCAATGAAAGGTGATCGTGAGAAATGTCTTGCTGCTGGCTGCACTGGCTATATCACTAAACCCGTTGATCAACAAAAATTGGTATCAGAGATTATGAGCACCATTAAATCTACCGAGCCAGAATTCGAGGAAATTAGTCCTTACTTTCAAGGATTTTCTCGAGAAGAAATTATACAACTTCGCACCGATTACATCGAATCTATGCGAAAAGAGGTTGAAGAGCTGGATAAAAAACTCTCCCCAAAAGAGTTTGAAGCATTTAGATATTTCGGACATAATATTAAAGGTAACGGAGTTGCTTACGGTTTTCCAGAGATCTCGAAATTTGGTGCACAAATTGAAGAAGCAGCTAATAATCAAGATTATCCAACTCTGGTTACTGCCTTTAATGAGCTTAAAAATTACCTCTCAAATCTTAAAATTTGA
- a CDS encoding ABC transporter permease: MRILFLLKESLSGYRRYKLSFFLTVFSIFIAISLLGFFSYLFINAQLLVKEIRNRVQVEAFFYTYVTDSKADSLVKSLYSIEGISKVNYISKDEAKRRFIRETGIDFKDVLNYNPLPASITIEIKNDFINKDYITALKKYLLETKLISDVIYNQEFLDEIESKTSTFQKILIIIFAIVSISTILLVSNTIRLAMQNKIDVINTMRLVGATHIFIELPFLIEGIIVGFLGSLFAAFLVYGLHILISKLIIIEVLISKKILIVLLLSVISFGSLLGFLGSFFTIKRFLKESAFPK; the protein is encoded by the coding sequence ATGAGAATACTTTTTTTACTCAAAGAAAGTCTGTCAGGATATAGGAGATACAAACTCTCCTTCTTCCTGACAGTTTTTTCTATTTTTATTGCGATTAGTTTACTTGGCTTTTTTTCCTACCTTTTTATAAATGCCCAGTTGCTCGTAAAAGAAATACGAAACAGAGTCCAAGTTGAAGCTTTTTTCTATACTTATGTAACTGACTCAAAAGCTGATAGTTTAGTTAAATCGCTTTATTCGATAGAAGGTATATCAAAAGTTAATTACATTTCAAAAGATGAAGCAAAAAGAAGATTTATTCGGGAAACGGGGATTGATTTCAAAGATGTTTTGAATTACAATCCTTTGCCTGCCTCAATCACAATAGAAATAAAAAACGACTTTATTAATAAGGATTACATTACTGCGCTTAAAAAATATCTACTCGAAACAAAATTGATTTCTGATGTAATTTACAATCAGGAGTTTCTTGATGAAATTGAATCAAAGACTTCAACATTTCAAAAGATACTGATTATAATATTTGCAATTGTTTCAATCTCAACTATTTTGCTTGTGTCCAATACAATCCGTCTTGCAATGCAAAATAAAATTGATGTAATAAATACGATGCGTCTGGTTGGGGCTACACATATTTTTATTGAACTTCCATTTTTAATTGAAGGAATAATTGTTGGGTTTTTAGGGAGTCTTTTTGCAGCTTTTCTTGTCTATGGGTTGCATATCCTGATTTCAAAGTTGATAATAATTGAAGTTCTAATTTCAAAGAAAATTTTAATTGTTCTATTGTTATCAGTAATCTCCTTCGGAAGTTTGCTTGGTTTTTTAGGAAGCTTCTTTACGATCAAAAGATTCTTGAAAGAAAGTGCATTCCCTAAATAG